One genomic window of Candidatus Neomarinimicrobiota bacterium includes the following:
- a CDS encoding cytochrome C biogenesis protein: MITPFDTLTQAVSGQFALAVAASFAWGVLSILLSPCHLTSVPLVVGYISRQNEATGRHGSLLGLTFAMGLLVSITLIGVITAAMGRLMGDVGMWGMWLGATLLIVFGLYLMDIINLNWSWLRMPAIERAGYSGALLLGLVFGVGLGPCTFAFLAPVLSVVIPMAQASFFKAVIIILAFGVGHSIVYVAGGGLTALIIRYINWSGNNRGPVYVKRFLGFLVFLSGVYFGYATI, from the coding sequence ATGATCACTCCTTTCGATACGCTCACGCAGGCGGTTTCTGGTCAATTCGCCTTGGCCGTGGCAGCTTCCTTTGCTTGGGGGGTTTTAAGTATTCTTTTAAGCCCCTGCCATCTGACCAGCGTTCCCCTGGTTGTCGGCTATATTTCCAGACAGAATGAAGCAACTGGAAGGCATGGTTCGTTGTTGGGCTTGACCTTCGCCATGGGACTTCTGGTTTCCATTACTTTGATTGGCGTTATAACGGCCGCCATGGGACGGCTCATGGGTGATGTCGGCATGTGGGGTATGTGGTTGGGGGCAACCCTGCTTATTGTGTTTGGTTTATATCTTATGGATATCATTAACCTCAACTGGTCTTGGTTGAGAATGCCTGCGATAGAACGAGCCGGCTATTCAGGTGCCCTCTTGCTGGGGCTTGTTTTTGGTGTTGGGCTTGGCCCCTGTACTTTTGCCTTTCTTGCCCCGGTATTAAGTGTGGTAATTCCAATGGCCCAAGCGTCTTTTTTTAAGGCTGTTATTATCATTCTTGCGTTTGGTGTGGGTCACAGTATAGTCTATGTCGCTGGCGGGGGATTGACGGCACTCATTATCCGCTACATCAACTGGTCCGGGAATAATCGTGGTCCGGTTTACGTAAAAAGATTTCTGGGGTTTCTGGTTTTTTTAAGTGGCGTTTATTTTGGATATGCCACCATCTAA
- a CDS encoding superoxide dismutase, Ni has protein sequence MSKTYRSILLALTIMLSAGFILPQPVQAHCQIPCGIYDDYARLLSMLEDAATVEKSVNEMIELAGKTDVQSQNQMVRWVMNKEDHAQKIIETISNYFLTQRVKPSQKDYDERLKHHHAVILAAMKAKQNADMESAKALKKSISVLEAYYPEHKH, from the coding sequence ATGAGTAAAACATACAGAAGCATACTGCTTGCCCTGACCATAATGCTAAGCGCTGGATTTATTTTGCCCCAACCAGTCCAGGCTCACTGTCAGATTCCCTGTGGAATCTATGATGATTATGCCAGGCTTCTATCCATGCTGGAAGATGCAGCCACCGTGGAAAAATCCGTCAACGAGATGATCGAGCTTGCCGGAAAAACAGATGTTCAATCTCAAAATCAGATGGTGCGTTGGGTCATGAACAAGGAAGACCATGCCCAGAAAATTATTGAGACCATCAGCAATTATTTTCTTACCCAGCGGGTGAAGCCGTCTCAAAAAGATTATGATGAGAGGCTGAAACATCACCATGCTGTGATCCTGGCCGCCATGAAAGCCAAACAAAACGCAGACATGGAATCAGCCAAAGCGCTCAAGAAGAGTATCTCTGTCCTGGAAGCCTATTATCCAGAACATAAACACTAA
- a CDS encoding SCO family protein, whose translation MLFKQLMMISLILSTLVFSDEIKTQPEIGIDDTFLGQKVDLELSFFDETGQSITLPEASEGRPTILALVYYNCTSICNPFLNAIVDVINQSPSAFLPGDKYNVVAVSFDPKEDHEIAALKKQSYFNLFQGKTNIPESSFRFLTADSATIRTLTQQVGFKYAPDEAEGFMHASSLIILSPSGIISRYIRGLSFLPVEIMVSVTNAMEGKWAPTVKKIVKFCFAEEPEGRGYYFNFLKVTGAIILFSILFTVVILSVLLNRKKKTPELETKGA comes from the coding sequence ATGCTATTCAAACAATTAATGATGATAAGTCTAATCCTGAGCACCTTGGTGTTCTCAGATGAGATAAAAACACAACCTGAAATCGGGATTGATGATACCTTTTTGGGGCAAAAAGTTGATCTGGAGTTAAGTTTTTTTGACGAAACCGGTCAATCCATTACCCTGCCAGAAGCCAGTGAGGGCCGACCCACGATTCTGGCCCTGGTCTACTACAATTGCACATCCATATGCAATCCTTTTCTCAACGCCATCGTTGATGTGATTAATCAATCTCCCTCAGCATTTTTACCGGGCGATAAATACAATGTGGTTGCTGTGAGCTTTGATCCCAAAGAAGATCATGAGATTGCCGCCCTTAAGAAGCAATCCTATTTCAATCTTTTTCAGGGCAAAACCAATATTCCAGAATCGTCATTCAGATTTCTAACAGCCGACTCTGCCACCATCCGAACCTTGACACAACAAGTGGGTTTTAAATATGCTCCAGATGAAGCTGAAGGGTTTATGCATGCCTCATCTCTGATCATTTTATCACCAAGCGGTATTATTTCCCGCTATATCCGCGGATTGTCCTTTCTCCCCGTAGAAATCATGGTTTCTGTGACCAATGCCATGGAGGGAAAATGGGCACCCACCGTCAAAAAAATTGTGAAGTTTTGTTTTGCCGAAGAACCTGAAGGCCGGGGCTACTACTTCAATTTCCTGAAAGTTACAGGCGCAATTATACTGTTCTCCATCCTGTTTACCGTTGTGATTCTTTCAGTGCTGCTTAACAGGAAAAAGAAAACCCCAGAACTTGAAACGAAGGGCGCTTAA
- a CDS encoding NADP-dependent isocitrate dehydrogenase → MPSAKIIWTKIDEAPALATYALLPVVQAYTKNTGIVIEVSDISLAGRIIALFPDNLAESQKQVDALTALGELTQSPDANIVKLPNISASIPQLQAAIKELQQKGCDIPDYPEEPKNDAERALQLRFTKVLGSAVNPVLREGNSDRRAAASVKRFAQSNPHRMMKPWPENGSMTRVAHMTEKDFYGTEKSKTMDDDEVVSIEFADPSGAKTILKSGLVLQKGEVIDTSVMNVKALRAFYARTINEAKNEGALLSLHLKATMMKISDPIMFGHAVSVYYGKALDKYTAELKEIGANINNGLADVEDKLDRLSPGKKAQIEADIADVYNEQPALAMVDSRKGITNLHVPNNVIIDASMPNVVRDGGKMWNNDDALQDTIAMIPDRSYATIYYEIIEDCKINGQLDPSTMGSVSNVGLMAQKAEEYGSHDKTFEAPGEGVIRVVDAAGTSLLEQAVESGDIFRMCQAKDAPIQDWVKLAVTRARASGSPAIFWLDENRGHDAEIIKKVNLYIQDHDLDGLDLQILKPVDAMTCSLKRVRRGEDTISVTGNVLRDYLTDLFPILELGTSARMLSIVPLMKGGGLFETGAGGSAPKHVQQFLQEGHLRWDSLGEYCALVPSFEQIARTSGNTKATVLAETLDEAISTYLENAKSPSRKVNELDNRGSTFYLALYWAQALAAQDRDTELKARFLTLSQELAESESKIAQELINAQGEAVDIGGYFKPDEAKTAASMRPSQTLNRILESI, encoded by the coding sequence ATGCCCTCAGCAAAGATTATCTGGACCAAAATTGATGAAGCACCTGCCCTGGCCACCTACGCACTTTTGCCCGTAGTTCAGGCTTACACAAAAAACACCGGTATTGTTATTGAAGTCAGTGATATCTCATTGGCGGGTCGGATCATCGCTCTTTTCCCTGACAATCTCGCTGAATCGCAAAAGCAGGTGGATGCCCTGACTGCCCTTGGCGAGCTCACCCAATCCCCTGATGCCAATATTGTCAAGCTGCCCAACATCAGCGCCTCTATACCTCAGCTTCAGGCTGCCATCAAAGAGCTTCAGCAAAAAGGGTGCGATATTCCTGATTATCCTGAAGAACCAAAAAACGATGCGGAAAGGGCCTTGCAATTGCGCTTTACCAAAGTCTTGGGTTCAGCTGTAAATCCTGTGCTTCGTGAAGGCAATTCTGACCGCCGGGCAGCTGCTTCAGTAAAGCGCTTTGCCCAAAGCAACCCCCATCGCATGATGAAGCCATGGCCAGAAAACGGATCCATGACTCGGGTTGCTCACATGACTGAGAAAGATTTTTACGGTACTGAAAAATCCAAAACCATGGATGATGACGAAGTTGTTTCAATCGAGTTTGCTGATCCCTCTGGTGCCAAAACGATCTTGAAAAGTGGACTGGTCCTGCAAAAAGGTGAGGTTATTGATACTTCCGTCATGAACGTGAAAGCCTTGAGGGCTTTTTATGCCAGAACCATTAATGAAGCTAAAAATGAAGGTGCTCTTCTTTCTCTACACTTAAAGGCCACCATGATGAAGATCTCTGACCCCATCATGTTCGGACATGCTGTTTCTGTTTACTACGGGAAAGCACTGGATAAATATACTGCAGAGCTAAAGGAGATTGGGGCCAACATCAATAACGGTCTCGCAGATGTGGAAGACAAGCTGGATCGTTTATCTCCAGGCAAAAAGGCTCAGATTGAAGCAGATATCGCTGATGTTTATAATGAACAGCCTGCTCTGGCCATGGTGGATTCTCGAAAGGGTATTACCAACCTGCACGTGCCCAACAATGTGATCATTGATGCCTCCATGCCAAATGTGGTCCGGGATGGTGGAAAAATGTGGAACAATGATGATGCTCTGCAGGACACCATCGCCATGATTCCAGATCGTAGCTACGCCACCATTTATTATGAAATTATTGAAGACTGCAAAATCAACGGACAACTCGATCCATCCACAATGGGAAGTGTATCAAACGTTGGACTCATGGCTCAAAAGGCTGAAGAATATGGTTCCCACGATAAAACCTTTGAGGCTCCTGGTGAAGGTGTTATTCGGGTAGTTGATGCTGCTGGAACCTCTCTTTTGGAACAGGCTGTTGAATCTGGCGATATATTCAGAATGTGTCAGGCCAAAGACGCCCCCATCCAGGATTGGGTGAAATTGGCAGTCACCCGCGCCAGGGCAAGCGGCTCTCCAGCTATTTTCTGGCTGGATGAAAATCGTGGTCATGATGCTGAAATTATTAAGAAGGTCAATCTATATATCCAGGACCATGATCTCGACGGACTTGATCTTCAGATTTTAAAACCGGTGGATGCCATGACATGTTCTCTCAAGCGAGTGCGGCGAGGAGAAGATACCATATCCGTGACTGGCAATGTGCTTCGGGATTATCTCACTGATTTGTTTCCTATTCTTGAATTGGGCACCAGTGCACGCATGCTTTCCATTGTCCCCTTGATGAAGGGTGGCGGTTTGTTTGAAACAGGCGCGGGTGGTTCTGCTCCGAAACACGTTCAACAGTTTTTACAAGAGGGTCATTTACGCTGGGATTCTCTGGGTGAATACTGTGCTCTCGTACCGTCTTTTGAACAGATTGCCCGGACCAGCGGAAACACCAAGGCAACCGTCCTGGCTGAAACTTTAGATGAGGCCATCAGTACCTATCTTGAAAACGCAAAATCTCCTTCTCGAAAAGTGAATGAACTGGACAATCGTGGCAGTACTTTTTATCTGGCCCTGTATTGGGCGCAGGCTTTAGCTGCTCAGGATAGGGACACTGAACTAAAGGCGCGCTTTCTTACCCTGTCTCAAGAATTGGCTGAGAGTGAATCCAAAATCGCCCAAGAGTTGATCAATGCCCAGGGTGAGGCTGTAGATATTGGCGGATATTTCAAACCAGATGAGGCCAAAACAGCTGCATCGATGCGTCCCAGTCAGACATTGAATCGGATTCTGGAGTCCATATAA
- a CDS encoding thioredoxin family protein, which produces MLNVKVLGGGCSNCKVTYSLIEKVARERGVDIALEKIEDIQDIMAYDVMSTPGVVIEETVVHRGGVPSRSQVEAWFSKG; this is translated from the coding sequence ATGTTAAATGTAAAAGTTTTAGGCGGTGGATGTTCAAACTGTAAGGTCACTTATAGTCTTATAGAGAAAGTTGCACGTGAAAGAGGGGTTGATATTGCATTAGAAAAAATTGAAGACATTCAAGATATCATGGCTTACGATGTTATGTCGACTCCTGGAGTTGTTATAGAAGAGACCGTGGTCCACAGGGGTGGCGTTCCATCTCGCTCCCAAGTCGAAGCCTGGTTTTCAAAGGGCTAA
- a CDS encoding DUF1456 family protein yields MTKNDILRRIRYIYDFSDSKMISIFAQAEHKVTRAEIRDWLKREEDPAYKVFYDDELAAFLNGLIIEMRGKKDGPIPKPEQKLTNNVILKKLQIALNLKGEEVLDVLALADLKVSKYELSAFFRKPDHKHYRPLRDQILRNFLNGMQIKYRETPDQ; encoded by the coding sequence ATGACTAAAAATGACATTCTAAGAAGAATTCGATACATCTATGACTTTAGCGATTCTAAAATGATATCCATTTTTGCCCAGGCTGAGCACAAAGTCACCCGGGCAGAAATCCGTGATTGGCTAAAACGTGAAGAAGATCCGGCCTATAAAGTCTTTTATGATGATGAGCTGGCCGCTTTCCTGAACGGACTCATTATTGAGATGCGTGGTAAAAAAGATGGACCCATACCAAAACCGGAGCAAAAACTGACCAACAATGTGATATTAAAAAAACTTCAGATAGCCCTGAACCTGAAGGGCGAAGAAGTTCTGGATGTGTTGGCTTTAGCAGATTTAAAGGTAAGTAAATATGAGCTAAGCGCTTTTTTCCGCAAACCTGACCACAAGCATTACCGACCCTTGAGAGATCAGATTCTGCGCAATTTTCTCAACGGGATGCAGATAAAATATCGGGAAACTCCAGACCAGTAG
- a CDS encoding cbb3-type cytochrome c oxidase subunit I, with protein METTPRQSYLNSHTSPKWTSGFMSWFMSTDHKRIGIMYAVAMFSFFFIAVCLGFVMKLQKMYPASSGWEIIPAELYGSFFTLHAIIMIFLFIVPGAPAVLGNFFLPLQIGAKDVAFPRVNLLSFWLYLLGAIMAVVGILLGGADTGWTFTPPYSINTKTISIFGVVFDSISWMLTAAFILGWGTILTGINFIVTVHRMRAKGMGYFKMPLFTWSIYATSWLQVLATPVVGITLLMIVIERIMPVGFFDPSKGGDPILFQHLFWIYSHPAVYIMILPSMGLVSEIIPTNSQKPIFGYKSIAIASCSIAGVGYLLWAHHMFTTGMSDFAAILFSFLTFFVAIPTAIKVFNWTATLYKGSITLTPAMLFALAFIFNFSIGGLTGMFLGSLSTDIHLHDTDFVVAHFHYTMFGGAAFGLIGGIFHYFPKMFGKMYSMKWAKTAFAFMFIGFNALYFPMLVLGYFGMPRRYHTYPDMPIFNSLQLASTIGSWILVTGVILVLAVWIHALLKGKRTTEVNPWNSSTLEWQTATPPTLFNFEEDVEITRDPYDYEAFCGEVKAGTSAGANHV; from the coding sequence ATGGAAACGACTCCCCGTCAGAGCTATTTGAATAGCCACACCAGTCCCAAATGGACCAGCGGTTTCATGAGCTGGTTTATGTCTACTGACCATAAGCGCATCGGCATCATGTATGCTGTGGCCATGTTCTCCTTTTTCTTTATCGCAGTATGTCTGGGATTCGTTATGAAACTCCAGAAAATGTACCCCGCTTCTTCGGGTTGGGAGATTATTCCGGCCGAATTGTATGGCAGTTTTTTTACCCTGCATGCCATTATCATGATTTTTCTGTTCATTGTTCCAGGTGCACCAGCAGTTCTTGGTAATTTCTTTCTGCCTCTACAGATAGGAGCCAAAGATGTTGCATTTCCACGTGTCAACCTGCTCTCATTCTGGCTGTATTTGCTCGGCGCAATAATGGCTGTTGTGGGCATTCTTCTTGGAGGGGCCGACACAGGCTGGACATTCACCCCTCCCTACTCTATCAATACAAAAACAATTTCCATCTTTGGGGTTGTGTTTGATTCTATTTCCTGGATGCTCACCGCCGCCTTCATTTTAGGCTGGGGTACCATCCTAACCGGTATCAATTTTATTGTTACCGTTCACAGAATGCGGGCCAAAGGCATGGGCTATTTCAAAATGCCCCTGTTCACCTGGTCCATATATGCCACATCCTGGCTTCAGGTTCTGGCAACTCCCGTCGTGGGAATTACCCTGCTCATGATCGTCATTGAACGCATCATGCCTGTTGGCTTTTTTGACCCATCCAAGGGTGGTGATCCTATTCTGTTTCAGCATCTTTTCTGGATATACTCACATCCGGCGGTCTATATCATGATTCTGCCGTCCATGGGGTTGGTGAGTGAGATTATCCCAACCAATAGCCAGAAACCGATTTTTGGATACAAGAGTATCGCCATCGCATCCTGTAGTATTGCCGGGGTGGGTTATTTACTCTGGGCCCATCACATGTTTACAACTGGGATGTCAGACTTTGCGGCCATTCTGTTTTCATTTCTCACCTTTTTTGTGGCCATTCCAACGGCGATTAAGGTCTTTAACTGGACCGCAACCCTATACAAGGGGTCAATTACCCTGACCCCCGCCATGTTGTTTGCCCTGGCCTTTATCTTCAACTTCAGTATTGGTGGTCTTACTGGAATGTTCCTGGGGTCTCTGTCCACAGACATTCATCTCCATGATACTGATTTTGTTGTGGCTCACTTCCATTACACCATGTTCGGTGGAGCTGCATTTGGACTTATCGGTGGTATTTTCCACTATTTCCCAAAGATGTTCGGGAAAATGTATTCCATGAAATGGGCCAAAACGGCATTCGCATTCATGTTTATTGGTTTTAATGCCCTGTATTTCCCCATGTTGGTATTGGGCTATTTCGGTATGCCCAGACGCTATCACACCTATCCAGACATGCCAATATTTAACAGCCTTCAACTGGCATCAACCATTGGCTCCTGGATTTTGGTCACCGGTGTGATTCTGGTGTTGGCGGTCTGGATCCATGCGCTTCTGAAGGGCAAAAGAACCACTGAAGTCAACCCCTGGAACTCATCAACCCTGGAATGGCAGACAGCGACCCCCCCAACCCTGTTCAATTTTGAAGAAGATGTAGAGATCACTCGGGACCCCTATGACTATGAAGCCTTCTGCGGCGAAGTCAAAGCAGGCACATCTGCAGGAGCGAATCATGTCTGA
- a CDS encoding cytochrome C oxidase subunit IV family protein, translating to MNTHEQTLSPRIPIMVFAALIFLTIATVLLSGLDVGNTGALLIAMAVASIKAALVLYFFMHLNHEPLIFKLFLGVAFFTLLAIFVLTFSDYSFRVI from the coding sequence ATGAATACTCATGAACAAACTTTAAGTCCACGCATTCCCATCATGGTTTTTGCAGCCCTTATTTTCCTGACCATTGCAACAGTGTTGCTGTCTGGTTTAGATGTGGGCAATACTGGCGCCCTGTTGATCGCCATGGCAGTGGCCTCAATAAAAGCGGCTCTGGTACTCTATTTCTTTATGCACTTGAATCACGAACCCCTGATCTTTAAACTCTTTTTGGGTGTCGCCTTTTTCACCCTCCTCGCCATTTTTGTCCTGACTTTTTCAGACTACAGCTTCCGGGTGATCTAA
- a CDS encoding thioredoxin family protein — protein MCRGFFIAAGMIIGLVLTTCSTETVESKLPKLPVDPIITFIELGSVRCIPCKKMQPVMASIEKKYGGQIKVVFYDVWEADQKHYASQYDIKLIPTQIFLDSTGSEFMRHEGYFPEADIDSLLVRYGLIANPVMDK, from the coding sequence ATGTGTCGGGGGTTTTTTATTGCTGCAGGTATGATCATCGGGCTGGTTTTGACCACCTGTTCAACGGAGACAGTGGAATCAAAGTTACCAAAACTACCTGTTGATCCAATTATCACATTTATTGAACTGGGGTCTGTCAGATGCATACCATGCAAAAAGATGCAACCCGTGATGGCATCTATTGAAAAGAAATATGGCGGGCAGATCAAAGTCGTTTTCTATGATGTCTGGGAGGCAGATCAAAAACATTATGCTTCACAATATGATATTAAACTTATCCCCACGCAGATCTTTCTTGACTCGACAGGTTCAGAGTTCATGCGGCACGAGGGTTATTTTCCAGAAGCAGACATAGATTCACTCTTGGTCCGTTATGGTTTAATCGCTAACCCGGTTATGGATAAATGA
- a CDS encoding permease: protein MLTKYRWWLFFLLLPVWVLLYSNLLAFADFVVSLLPVDPASHLGEALTFFFYDAPKVLLLLSAVVFVMGIINTWFTPERTRALLAGRSLGLANILAASLGVVTPFCSCSAVPLFIGFVQAGVPLGVTFSFLIAAPMVNEIALTLLFGLFGWKIATLYLGLGLGVAIFGGLLLGRLNLEKYLEQWVQDIPTKQLSFESEKISFSQRLIAGSLAVKDVVGKVWLYILLGIGVGAFIHGYVPENFMASFMGKDAWWSVPLAVLIGIPMYSSAAGIIPVVQALLAKGAALGTALAFMMSVVALSFPEMIILRKVLTIRLIGIFISIVATGILFVGLVFNLVL, encoded by the coding sequence ATGTTAACTAAATATCGATGGTGGTTGTTTTTCTTACTGTTGCCCGTTTGGGTTCTGCTCTATTCCAACTTGTTGGCTTTCGCAGATTTTGTCGTTTCATTGTTACCGGTCGATCCTGCGAGTCATCTGGGTGAAGCCCTGACTTTCTTTTTTTATGACGCGCCTAAAGTCCTCTTGCTGCTCTCTGCTGTTGTCTTTGTGATGGGAATAATCAATACCTGGTTTACTCCTGAACGGACGCGTGCCCTGCTGGCCGGGCGCTCTCTGGGTCTAGCCAATATTCTGGCAGCCTCTCTGGGGGTTGTAACTCCTTTTTGTTCCTGCTCAGCCGTTCCACTCTTTATCGGTTTTGTACAAGCCGGTGTGCCTCTGGGGGTGACGTTTTCATTCCTTATAGCAGCTCCCATGGTGAACGAAATAGCTTTAACTCTGTTGTTCGGTTTATTTGGCTGGAAAATCGCCACGCTGTATCTCGGTCTTGGGCTTGGGGTTGCCATTTTTGGTGGTTTGCTACTGGGTCGTCTCAATCTTGAAAAGTATCTGGAACAATGGGTTCAGGATATTCCAACGAAACAGCTTTCCTTCGAGTCTGAGAAGATATCCTTTTCCCAGAGACTTATAGCCGGTTCTCTTGCTGTAAAAGATGTGGTGGGGAAGGTCTGGTTATACATTTTATTGGGAATCGGGGTGGGCGCATTTATACATGGCTATGTCCCGGAAAATTTTATGGCTTCCTTTATGGGTAAGGATGCCTGGTGGTCTGTTCCCCTGGCGGTGCTCATCGGGATCCCCATGTACAGTAGTGCTGCAGGAATTATTCCTGTAGTACAGGCGCTTTTGGCCAAAGGTGCAGCTCTGGGAACAGCTCTGGCCTTTATGATGAGCGTGGTGGCTTTATCTTTTCCGGAGATGATAATTTTGCGTAAGGTTTTAACCATACGGTTGATTGGTATTTTTATCAGTATTGTCGCAACTGGCATACTGTTCGTTGGTCTTGTTTTCAATCTGGTATTATAG
- a CDS encoding nucleotidyltransferase domain-containing protein, producing the protein MQASPDHKSRENLPDSHRDFIENAVPILKTDPRIQGVAVGGSFLLGAIDEFSDLDLVVYIDPQHYQSVMTERTNIVQKMGALLESFTGEHVGEPRLLICLFGPPLLHVDFKFISMDDIADKVENPMVLWEREDLISSQINLTPAEFPRPDKEWIEKRFWIWVHYTATKIGRGEIFEAVESIGFMRANIFGPLILEKSEARPQGLRKLEFHASQEELKKLKKTLAVYDARDCLRALQESIGLYRDLRETQGNQTLEKQVVDYLSQIEAQLS; encoded by the coding sequence ATGCAAGCATCACCGGACCATAAATCACGGGAAAATCTTCCAGATTCCCATAGAGACTTTATTGAAAATGCAGTCCCCATACTAAAAACGGACCCACGCATCCAAGGGGTTGCAGTTGGCGGGTCCTTTTTGCTGGGCGCCATAGATGAATTTAGCGATCTGGATCTGGTGGTTTATATCGATCCCCAACACTATCAATCCGTCATGACAGAGCGGACCAACATTGTACAGAAGATGGGAGCGCTTCTGGAAAGCTTTACAGGAGAACACGTAGGGGAACCACGCTTGCTCATTTGTCTCTTTGGACCACCCCTGCTTCATGTCGATTTTAAATTTATATCCATGGACGATATTGCAGATAAGGTCGAGAATCCAATGGTCCTGTGGGAGCGAGAGGATTTGATTAGCAGCCAGATCAATCTAACACCGGCCGAATTTCCCCGGCCAGACAAGGAATGGATCGAAAAACGATTTTGGATCTGGGTTCACTATACCGCTACAAAAATTGGTCGCGGAGAGATATTTGAAGCCGTTGAATCAATTGGTTTTATGCGGGCCAATATATTTGGCCCCCTGATTTTGGAGAAAAGTGAAGCCCGCCCACAAGGACTTCGAAAACTGGAATTTCATGCCAGCCAGGAGGAATTAAAAAAACTGAAAAAGACCCTGGCTGTGTATGATGCCAGGGACTGTCTGCGCGCACTCCAGGAGAGCATAGGTCTTTATCGTGATTTGAGAGAAACCCAGGGAAATCAAACACTGGAAAAACAGGTCGTTGATTACCTAAGTCAAATTGAAGCCCAGTTGAGTTAA
- a CDS encoding cytochrome c oxidase subunit 3 translates to MSDIAHPIEHHRDDEGTRLGFWLFLYTELFLFAAFFLVYAVYRSSHLEDFKRAAESLNTGIGTVNTIILLTSSLTMVLSLDALKKGSVKLAKTLLLVTIALGMAFLVIKGFEWSAKFEHHLFLQTARGIAAGHGSPLLTPGEEMLPVGQVLFFGLYFIMTGTHALHIIIGAIWMLIVFFWISKGSINQDNHGVLERCGLYWHLVDVIWIFLFPLYYLVA, encoded by the coding sequence ATGTCTGATATAGCACATCCCATTGAGCACCATAGAGATGATGAAGGGACCCGCCTGGGGTTCTGGCTTTTCCTTTATACAGAACTCTTCCTGTTTGCCGCCTTTTTTCTGGTTTATGCCGTATACAGGTCTTCACACCTGGAAGACTTCAAACGGGCAGCCGAAAGCCTGAATACAGGAATCGGCACGGTGAACACCATCATTCTGCTCACCAGCAGTTTGACCATGGTTCTGTCTTTGGATGCCTTAAAAAAGGGTTCCGTAAAGCTGGCCAAGACCCTCTTGTTGGTCACAATCGCTCTGGGAATGGCCTTCCTGGTTATTAAGGGTTTTGAATGGAGTGCTAAATTTGAGCACCATCTGTTTTTACAGACAGCTAGGGGTATTGCCGCCGGTCACGGCTCTCCCCTCCTGACGCCTGGAGAAGAAATGCTCCCGGTTGGGCAGGTCCTTTTCTTTGGGCTCTATTTTATTATGACAGGAACCCATGCCCTGCACATCATTATTGGTGCGATATGGATGTTGATCGTCTTTTTTTGGATATCAAAAGGTTCAATTAACCAGGACAACCATGGTGTTTTAGAACGCTGCGGGCTTTACTGGCATCTCGTTGATGTGATCTGGATTTTTCTCTTTCCACTTTACTATCTGGTAGCTTAG
- a CDS encoding winged helix-turn-helix transcriptional regulator has protein sequence MRSTTNLYKALSDTNRLRILMMLKEKSLCVCEIVDILELANSTVSKHLSILRNANLVMDEKSGRWVNYRIARPEESEDIDFVLGHLGQQLKNENLVLRDREKLSEVDRFAICAPSDQPVTK, from the coding sequence ATGAGATCTACCACCAACCTATACAAGGCGCTGTCAGATACCAATCGTCTGCGGATCCTTATGATGTTAAAAGAGAAATCTTTGTGTGTCTGTGAGATCGTGGATATACTCGAACTGGCAAATTCTACGGTATCAAAACATCTGTCCATTCTGCGCAATGCCAACCTGGTCATGGATGAGAAAAGTGGTCGCTGGGTAAATTACCGCATCGCCAGACCTGAAGAATCAGAAGATATTGACTTTGTACTTGGTCATCTAGGACAACAACTGAAGAATGAAAACCTGGTGCTGCGTGATAGGGAAAAGCTCAGCGAAGTGGATCGATTCGCCATTTGCGCGCCGTCTGACCAGCCAGTCACTAAATAA